The window CGGGGCTCCCGCCCTGGCGGGCCGTCGGCCGCACTGGAGCGGCCGGCGCTGGCTGGCCCTGGCCGTGCCGGTGTTCTTGCTGCCGCTCCTGAAGATTCGGTTCATGCTGCTGGCGGTACCGCTCCTGGCCCTCGCCTGGTGGTATTCCGGCCGCCGCATGCGGCCGGCCCTCGCCCTCGGCGGCGCCCTCGGTCTGCTGGGCGTGGGCATCCTGCTCTACAACCAAGCCCTCTACGGCAATCCCCTGAAGATCCATAGCTGGGGCGAACTGGAGCCCAGCGCCTACGGAGTGATCGAGTACGTGAAAGGCAGCCTTGGCCTGTTCTGGGACAGCGCCTTCGGCCTCTTTGCCTGCGCGCCGCTGTGGCTCCTGCTCATTCCCGCCGTGATGCGGCGCTGGAACCCTCCCTGGCCGGGCGCTTCCCCCGCGCTCGCGGACCGTACCGGGCGCATCCTGTTCGATTTGGCGGTGTTCTCGTTCCCGTACCTGTTCATCGTGGTGCCGCGTTCCGAGTGGTACGGCGGCTGGTCGCCACCCTTCCGCTACGCCCTGGTCGCCCTGCCGCTCCTCACCCTGCTGTTGGTGCCACTCTTTGACCGCTACCGCCGTTCGCACGCCGGAGCGATCAACCGGCACTACGGCGGCGCCCGCATCCTGCTCGCCCTCCTCGGTTTCGCAACGCTGGTGTTGTCGGTGCTGTGGGTGACGGTGCCCGGCTGGACCTACAGCTTCGCCGACGGTCGCAGCTATGTGCTCGACGCCCTGTCCGCCCGCACCGGCCTGGATATGGCCCGGCTGTTCCCGAGTTCCATCCGACTGCGGCCGGCTACCTGGCTGTGGCCCATCGTCGGCGGGGTGGTCGTGTGGCTCCTGTGGAACCTGCGCGCCCAGGTGCGGCGACCCGCCTCGTGGGGAGCCGGTGCGCTGCTCGCCCTCACCGCCGGCCTGTTCACCGCCGCCAGCACCCTGCCGAACCGGGTGATCCACTTCGAGGACCCGCAGATCGCCAAATCCGGCGGCCACGTCTACCCGGAACGCTGGATCATCGAGCGACGGCGCTTCGACGGCGGCTGGACCCTGCGCGAGGGCGAGCGGGCCACGGCGCCGGTGGTCGCCGGCGGCCGGGCCGCCACCCTACGCCTCAAGGTGCTCTTTGTGCGCAACCAACGAGCGCCCCTCGACCTCGAAGTGCGAGCCGGCGACGTGATCCTCGACACCTGGCGGGCGCGGGACGACCGGGAGTGGTCCTGGATCGAGGTGGGACCGGTGTTCTGGCCGGCGGGCGAGGATCTGGTGGTCGTCGCCCGCAAGCCGAACAAGGAAGGGCGGCCGAACGGCGTGATCCTCGACCGGGTGGAGTTCACCTGGTGGCCGTAACACCGCAGATCTCCGCAGTGGTCCCCACTCTCGGCCGCAGCCCGCTGCTGGCGGAATGCCTGGAAGCGCTGCGGGCGGACGGCGGCGCGGCGCTGGAGATCGTCCTGGTCCTGCCGGCGGGGTTCGAACTACCGGCAGCGATCGCAGGGCTGATGGACCGGCGCGTGCGCCTCCCCGAACCGGCCGGATTCGCCACCGCCACCAACGCCGGCATCGCCGCCGCCACGGCGCCGTTCCTCGCCACCGTCAATGACGACGCGGTGATCCAACCGGGCTGGTGCGCCACCCTTCACGCCGAGTTGGAGAAGGACCCCGCCCTCGGTGCGGTACAAGGGGTCAACCTTCGCTACGACACACCGGCGGTCATCGATGGCGCGGGGCTCGAATGGAACTCTTGGTGGCAGGCGATTCAGCTCGGCCACGGGGAGCCGTTCGACGAGTCGACGGCGCCGCGGAAGGTCTTCGGCGTGTCGGCGACCGCCGCACTCTATCGCCGCGAGGCTCTCGATGCGGCGGCCCATCGACACGGCAAGTTCTTCGACGAGCGCCTCGGGAGCTAC is drawn from Acidobacteriota bacterium and contains these coding sequences:
- a CDS encoding glycosyltransferase family 2 protein is translated as MAVTPQISAVVPTLGRSPLLAECLEALRADGGAALEIVLVLPAGFELPAAIAGLMDRRVRLPEPAGFATATNAGIAAATAPFLATVNDDAVIQPGWCATLHAELEKDPALGAVQGVNLRYDTPAVIDGAGLEWNSWWQAIQLGHGEPFDESTAPRKVFGVSATAALYRREALDAAAHRHGKFFDERLGSYYEDAELAVRLRRAGWRARSVPAARALHAGSTTSGAMSVRRWRWIHGNRWLAAAALLGEDFRGELPRLLTRDLRDLVRAAATLNARRIAGILLGWGRAGKRLRGFRHGNPPLGT